The Streptomyces sp. Je 1-332 genome has a window encoding:
- a CDS encoding DUF1080 domain-containing protein: MTDNSFRSLFDGETLDGWYAVPRSYGTQWPGGPHVLDDDNFPPDYQVHADAHPAKWSVEKGELVGRQDPPGSGYGGYLVSEESFGDFELVLEAKPDWPADSGILIRRRPHSWEGLQVLLDHRASGSIGGYYGNGIGAFHAVPFALNAQPGPQCNPVGLREDDPATSLEPFTPDKRAMLTRACDVGDFLAAWRWNDWNEFRIRCVGGMPLVTTWINGLLVAEIDLETLEAPHYDAETVRALLGSRGHIALEVHDTDKRMGPARWGADSACRWRNLRIKQL; encoded by the coding sequence ATGACCGACAACAGCTTCCGCAGCCTCTTCGACGGAGAAACCCTCGACGGCTGGTACGCGGTGCCGCGCAGTTACGGCACACAGTGGCCTGGCGGCCCGCACGTTCTGGACGACGACAACTTCCCGCCCGACTACCAGGTGCACGCCGACGCCCACCCCGCCAAGTGGAGCGTCGAGAAAGGAGAGTTGGTGGGCAGGCAGGACCCGCCCGGCAGCGGTTACGGCGGTTACCTGGTCAGCGAGGAGTCCTTCGGCGACTTCGAGCTGGTCCTGGAGGCCAAGCCGGACTGGCCCGCCGACAGCGGCATCCTGATACGCCGCCGACCGCACTCCTGGGAGGGCCTGCAGGTCCTCCTCGACCACCGCGCGTCCGGCTCGATCGGCGGCTACTACGGCAACGGCATCGGCGCCTTCCACGCCGTCCCGTTCGCCCTGAACGCCCAACCCGGCCCGCAGTGCAACCCTGTGGGCCTGCGCGAGGACGACCCTGCCACCAGTCTCGAGCCGTTCACGCCGGACAAGCGCGCCATGCTGACCCGGGCCTGTGATGTCGGTGATTTCCTCGCCGCCTGGCGCTGGAACGACTGGAACGAGTTCCGTATCCGTTGTGTCGGCGGCATGCCGCTCGTCACCACCTGGATCAACGGACTCCTGGTCGCCGAGATCGATCTCGAAACCCTTGAGGCTCCGCACTACGACGCCGAGACCGTGCGGGCGCTCCTCGGCTCACGGGGACACATCGCGCTCGAGGTACACGACACCGACAAGCGGATGGGCCCGGCCCGGTGGGGCGCCGACTCCGCCTGCCGCTGGCGAAATCTACGTATCAAGCAGCTGTGA
- a CDS encoding MFS transporter, with protein sequence MNNSTGLYARLGSMMVLEFLVFGSWFPTIGLVLSKNGLGNLIGLVFVCSSVAAVISPMFVGALADRFFEAQKVFGVLHLAGAAVLLFIPSAVKSGNDTLFLVLIFVFTVFFQPTQAMPNNIAFVHLKDRHDIFPYIRSLGTASWIVAGLIVGQAGLSASSVIFYLTAGWAVVLGLYSFTLPSTPPQQRDVRFRLGDVIGSGAFVLFRQRRFVALMACMLLISVPISIYNAYGSTHLSAAGITDVASVMSIGQACELAFILLLPALLRTVGYRGVLTIGLICWVVRCVLFLVMNNGQVWLAYVVVGMHGACNDFFMITACIYVDRMVAPALKAQAQALVFFVSIGVGQGLGALIAGFIYSGTVGHHPTSELSHWNGLWGIATAVAVLTFLVFACLFRKQQNGVESPVEPAPQPPRPTEHPPAGQPDPVRQTVKETSP encoded by the coding sequence ATGAACAACTCCACTGGTCTGTACGCCCGGCTCGGCTCGATGATGGTCCTCGAGTTCCTGGTGTTCGGTTCCTGGTTCCCGACGATCGGCCTCGTGCTCAGCAAGAACGGCCTTGGCAACCTCATCGGCCTCGTCTTCGTCTGCTCCTCCGTCGCCGCCGTCATCTCCCCGATGTTCGTCGGCGCGCTGGCAGATCGCTTCTTCGAGGCTCAGAAGGTGTTCGGTGTCCTGCACCTGGCGGGCGCCGCCGTCCTGCTCTTCATCCCCAGCGCGGTGAAGTCGGGGAACGACACTCTCTTCCTCGTTCTCATCTTCGTCTTCACCGTCTTCTTCCAGCCGACCCAGGCCATGCCGAACAACATCGCGTTCGTGCACCTGAAGGACCGGCATGACATTTTTCCCTACATCCGCTCGCTGGGTACCGCCTCGTGGATCGTCGCGGGCCTGATCGTCGGTCAGGCCGGTCTGTCGGCGAGCTCCGTCATCTTCTATCTCACCGCGGGCTGGGCCGTCGTGCTCGGCCTGTACTCCTTCACCCTGCCCTCCACCCCTCCGCAGCAACGGGACGTGCGCTTCCGGCTCGGAGATGTCATCGGCAGTGGCGCGTTCGTACTGTTCCGTCAGCGCAGGTTCGTGGCGCTGATGGCGTGCATGCTGTTGATCTCCGTCCCGATCTCGATCTACAACGCCTACGGTTCCACCCATCTGTCCGCGGCGGGCATCACGGATGTCGCTTCCGTCATGTCCATCGGCCAGGCCTGTGAGCTGGCATTCATCCTGCTGCTGCCGGCCCTGCTGCGCACCGTCGGCTATCGGGGCGTGCTGACGATCGGCTTGATCTGCTGGGTCGTCCGCTGCGTCCTCTTCCTGGTCATGAACAACGGACAGGTCTGGCTGGCCTACGTGGTCGTCGGCATGCACGGCGCGTGCAACGACTTCTTCATGATCACGGCATGTATCTACGTGGACCGGATGGTGGCACCGGCGTTGAAGGCGCAGGCGCAGGCCCTGGTCTTCTTCGTGAGCATCGGTGTCGGGCAGGGCCTGGGCGCGCTGATCGCCGGATTCATCTACAGCGGCACGGTCGGCCATCACCCCACCTCCGAGCTCAGTCACTGGAACGGGCTGTGGGGCATCGCGACAGCCGTAGCGGTCCTGACGTTCCTGGTCTTCGCGTGCCTTTTCCGCAAGCAGCAAAACGGGGTCGAGTCACCGGTCGAACCAGCCCCACAGCCCCCGCGGCCGACGGAGCATCCTCCCGCCGGACAACCCGACCCCGTACGTCAGACCGTCAAGGAGACATCACCATGA
- a CDS encoding VOC family protein, with product MKSPLPLAGFIQIALVVDDMDRALDAWCDLLDIARPSIRVTEPEPNPHETYRGQTACYGLKFAVIECRDRGFVIELHEPDENPSTFREFLDTHGNGVHHIGFQVGEARDTVVGDLEHLGYALRNMGTYPGGSWTVLDGEATLGVNLNIKPCP from the coding sequence ATGAAGAGTCCTCTGCCGCTCGCCGGTTTCATCCAGATCGCTCTGGTCGTCGATGACATGGACCGCGCCCTCGATGCGTGGTGCGACCTGCTCGACATCGCGCGCCCCAGCATCCGCGTCACGGAGCCTGAGCCGAACCCCCACGAGACCTACCGCGGGCAAACGGCCTGCTACGGGCTGAAGTTCGCGGTGATCGAATGCAGGGACCGCGGTTTCGTCATCGAGCTGCACGAGCCGGACGAGAACCCCTCCACCTTCAGGGAATTCCTCGACACACACGGAAACGGCGTCCACCACATCGGTTTCCAGGTCGGTGAGGCACGTGACACGGTGGTCGGCGACCTTGAGCATCTCGGCTATGCGCTGCGCAACATGGGCACCTACCCCGGCGGTAGTTGGACCGTCCTGGACGGCGAGGCGACCCTCGGGGTGAATCTCAACATCAAGCCGTGCCCGTGA
- a CDS encoding SDR family oxidoreductase, which yields MDEQQVSVRGGQTVVVTGGTSGIGAAIARRFAAEGARVIVAGLDADQATSPLPEGVRAVELDVTRVDEVRDLFSGFDALDVLVNAAGVIARDREFDPEVFAHVVGVNLTGTMQSCVAARRALVRSRGCIVNITSMLSFFGGPKVPAYSASKGGVTQLTKALAVAWADDGVRVNAVAPGWIRTGLTSELQESSDASRRILSRTPLKRWGRPDDVAGAVSFLAGPDAGFITGAVLAIDGGYLAA from the coding sequence ATGGACGAGCAGCAGGTGTCGGTGCGCGGCGGACAGACGGTGGTGGTGACGGGTGGAACCAGCGGGATCGGGGCGGCGATCGCCCGACGGTTCGCGGCCGAGGGGGCTCGCGTGATCGTCGCAGGTCTCGACGCGGACCAAGCGACGAGCCCGCTGCCCGAAGGCGTGCGCGCGGTGGAGCTCGATGTCACGCGGGTGGACGAAGTGCGGGATCTCTTCTCGGGTTTCGACGCCTTGGACGTTCTCGTCAACGCCGCGGGGGTGATCGCACGGGACCGCGAATTCGACCCTGAGGTCTTCGCGCACGTCGTCGGGGTGAACCTCACCGGCACCATGCAGTCCTGTGTGGCCGCGCGCAGGGCGCTGGTCCGATCACGCGGTTGCATCGTCAACATCACCTCGATGTTGAGCTTCTTCGGTGGCCCCAAAGTGCCGGCGTACAGCGCCAGCAAGGGAGGGGTAACGCAGCTCACCAAAGCTCTCGCGGTGGCCTGGGCCGACGATGGCGTACGGGTCAACGCCGTGGCGCCTGGCTGGATCCGTACCGGGCTGACCAGTGAACTGCAGGAGAGCTCCGACGCCAGTCGGCGCATCCTCTCGCGGACACCCCTGAAGCGCTGGGGCCGGCCCGACGACGTGGCAGGGGCGGTCTCCTTCCTCGCCGGGCCGGACGCCGGCTTCATCACCGGTGCGGTACTGGCGATAGACGGCGGCTATCTGGCCGCCTGA
- a CDS encoding 2,4'-dihydroxyacetophenone dioxygenase family protein, whose amino-acid sequence MRPVESSAPVGPAIALSSLVPPEIAVAAEPDDERVWVPQAPHVWFRPLMFNTVTGQWCNLLKVTASGVVSRHRHPGVVFGYVIKGTWHYHEHDWVAEAGHFVYEPPGEIHTLAVPENCTEMITFFNITGAMAYVDDNGVQIGYEDTFTKIDMCRAHYEKVGLGADYVNQFVR is encoded by the coding sequence ATGCGCCCTGTTGAATCCTCCGCGCCCGTGGGGCCGGCCATTGCCCTCTCCTCGCTCGTCCCGCCGGAGATCGCGGTGGCGGCGGAGCCCGACGACGAGCGGGTCTGGGTCCCCCAGGCCCCCCATGTGTGGTTCCGGCCGCTGATGTTCAACACCGTGACCGGCCAGTGGTGCAACCTGCTGAAGGTGACCGCTTCGGGCGTCGTCTCCCGCCACCGTCACCCCGGCGTCGTCTTCGGCTACGTGATCAAGGGGACCTGGCACTACCACGAGCACGACTGGGTCGCCGAGGCCGGGCACTTCGTGTACGAGCCACCAGGTGAGATCCACACTCTTGCGGTTCCCGAGAACTGCACGGAGATGATCACCTTCTTCAACATCACGGGTGCCATGGCCTACGTCGACGACAACGGCGTACAGATCGGTTACGAAGACACCTTCACCAAGATCGACATGTGCCGGGCGCACTACGAGAAGGTCGGCCTGGGAGCCGACTACGTGAACCAGTTCGTGCGCTGA
- a CDS encoding LysR family transcriptional regulator has translation MDLSDVHQYRLDWISSFVSVARHGGFSAAAKSLYRSQPRVSSHVAALERSVGRRLIDRSVQPAVLTPEGRGLLPHAEEILRQLALLAETAQGTVRGTVRIGCYPSVAAYLYPLAVRALRAAHPEIRLVLHEGPSMQLGSRLLGGEVDVAIRPLHPLLDSDRVAGQVLWREPLVAVFRTDHPLAGASCVRLAQTAALPVISMGEAGQEHSHQYDTNLAFAASGLRPVISERTSQPQTLVSLVRHGMGVGVTNALAMTTADTTGVALVPIADSGCERVVAAWWRRGESVSPSVETVRDYLSRLAPPRWPWSEAPYRGQDHPATSASLPGAGAHERTREGAAPSVEPFTTPGFTQPSTVPARRPT, from the coding sequence ATGGACCTCAGTGATGTCCACCAGTACCGCCTCGACTGGATCTCCAGCTTTGTCTCGGTGGCGCGCCACGGCGGTTTCTCCGCAGCCGCGAAGTCGCTCTACCGCTCCCAGCCTCGCGTCAGCAGCCATGTCGCCGCGCTGGAAAGGAGCGTGGGCCGGCGTCTGATCGACCGGTCGGTACAGCCGGCGGTCCTCACCCCCGAAGGCCGCGGGCTGCTGCCGCACGCCGAGGAGATCCTGCGACAGCTCGCGTTACTGGCCGAGACTGCTCAAGGCACCGTGCGCGGCACCGTACGCATCGGCTGCTATCCCAGCGTTGCCGCGTATCTGTATCCGCTCGCGGTAAGGGCACTGCGGGCGGCACACCCGGAGATTCGGCTGGTCCTGCACGAGGGCCCCAGCATGCAGCTCGGCTCACGACTCCTGGGCGGGGAGGTGGATGTGGCCATCCGCCCGCTCCATCCGCTCCTGGACTCCGACCGCGTGGCCGGTCAAGTCCTGTGGCGTGAACCGTTGGTGGCCGTCTTTCGCACCGATCACCCGCTTGCCGGGGCCTCCTGCGTACGGCTGGCACAGACGGCCGCGCTGCCGGTGATCAGCATGGGCGAGGCGGGCCAGGAGCACAGTCATCAGTACGACACCAACCTCGCGTTCGCCGCCTCCGGGCTACGGCCGGTGATCAGCGAGCGAACCAGTCAACCGCAGACACTCGTCTCGCTGGTCCGCCACGGCATGGGCGTCGGTGTGACCAACGCCCTCGCCATGACGACGGCCGACACGACGGGAGTGGCTCTGGTCCCCATCGCTGACTCCGGCTGCGAGCGCGTCGTTGCGGCGTGGTGGCGCCGCGGTGAGAGCGTCTCCCCCTCGGTCGAGACGGTACGGGACTACCTGAGCCGCCTCGCTCCACCGCGCTGGCCGTGGAGCGAGGCGCCCTACCGAGGCCAGGACCACCCCGCCACCTCCGCGTCCCTCCCTGGGGCCGGGGCCCATGAGCGGACGAGGGAAGGTGCGGCCCCGTCCGTAGAGCCGTTCACGACGCCCGGCTTCACACAGCCGTCGACCGTGCCTGCTCGACGGCCGACCTGA
- a CDS encoding sugar kinase: MAATTALPTFPERGTDLDVVALGEPLAELSAESDGALEGAVGFALGYGGDTSNMAVAASRSGASTAYLTRVGDDAFGTLLMDMWKREGIDTTGVIREPGGETGLYFITRDAEEGHRFTYRRARSAASRLTPGDVTRTSVTRARLLHVSGITQAVSSSACDTAFHAMRIAREAGTLVSFDPNYRPALWPLERARATILRSAELSDVFLPNLGEGRLISGEEQPEAVADFFARRGPAVVALKMGEDGVLLSEGGRLTHLPAHPVRALDATGAGDTFDGAFAARLLAGDSVQDAARYAVVAAALTTTGHGAVGPIPLRSAVEQARSTAV, translated from the coding sequence ATGGCTGCCACCACCGCCCTGCCCACCTTTCCCGAACGCGGGACCGACCTTGACGTCGTGGCTCTCGGCGAGCCGTTGGCCGAGCTCAGCGCGGAGTCCGACGGCGCTCTGGAGGGCGCCGTCGGCTTCGCCCTCGGATACGGCGGCGACACGTCCAACATGGCGGTCGCGGCCAGCCGTTCCGGAGCTTCGACGGCGTACCTGACGAGAGTCGGGGACGACGCGTTCGGCACACTGCTGATGGACATGTGGAAACGCGAGGGCATCGACACCACCGGGGTGATCCGTGAACCGGGTGGAGAGACGGGGCTCTACTTCATCACCCGTGACGCCGAGGAAGGCCATCGCTTCACCTACCGTCGAGCGCGTTCGGCCGCCAGTCGCCTGACCCCCGGGGACGTGACGCGGACTTCCGTCACCCGCGCCCGGCTGCTGCACGTCAGCGGCATCACCCAGGCCGTCTCCTCCTCAGCCTGTGACACGGCCTTCCACGCGATGCGGATCGCCCGCGAGGCGGGCACCCTCGTGTCCTTCGATCCCAACTACCGGCCCGCTCTGTGGCCGTTGGAACGCGCTCGTGCCACGATCTTGCGCAGCGCCGAACTGTCCGATGTCTTCCTGCCCAATCTGGGGGAGGGCCGGCTCATCTCGGGGGAGGAGCAGCCCGAGGCCGTGGCGGACTTCTTCGCCCGGCGCGGGCCCGCCGTGGTGGCGTTGAAGATGGGGGAGGACGGAGTGCTGCTCTCGGAGGGCGGTCGTCTCACCCACCTTCCCGCCCACCCGGTGCGAGCGCTCGACGCGACGGGGGCCGGCGACACGTTCGACGGAGCCTTCGCCGCCCGGCTCCTGGCCGGTGACAGCGTGCAGGACGCCGCCCGGTACGCAGTCGTCGCCGCTGCCCTGACCACCACCGGGCACGGTGCAGTGGGCCCTATCCCGCTCAGGTCGGCCGTCGAGCAGGCACGGTCGACGGCTGTGTGA